The following proteins come from a genomic window of Aequorivita marisscotiae:
- a CDS encoding sulfatase-like hydrolase/transferase, giving the protein MKPKNSFPGKHFQNISQNPVLIALGVGLYPLVFYYSRNFGMINSWEQFGYFLLLFIALPIVFFSFLKWISNSSFASKWRKYLLPFFSVFLFLFYIKIILYADIQRKIILGIFIIAALLAYFLHRHFKKWILLQLILAVIGFIGLVPTLMKYVNYDSEWTQQPDNIEEVIFKKKPNIYYIQPDGYASFSEMESDFYKVDNTDFNTFLAENNFKNYPDFRSNYITTISSNSATFMMKHHYYNHGKDYSEMLHARKNIITENPVLSIFKNNGYKTHFISEHPYLLVNRPKVGFDFTNFDYSEIPYISTGFNVKKEVLPDLKKAIDSKNDGGNFFFIEIFEPSHVSTTKDASKGKEVERDEWIKRLRIANAKIEKMVNLITEKDPEALIMIMADHGGFVGLDYTRQVYTKTSNPEIIYTTFGAMLAIKWPNGEAPDSDSFLKSCVNSFRVLFAYLGEEEKYLYHLQEDASYLILKEGAQSGVYKYIDSNGNIVFKKV; this is encoded by the coding sequence TTGAAGCCTAAAAATAGTTTTCCAGGAAAACATTTTCAAAATATTTCGCAAAACCCTGTTTTAATTGCACTTGGGGTTGGTCTTTATCCCTTGGTTTTTTACTATTCTCGCAACTTTGGAATGATCAATTCATGGGAGCAGTTTGGGTATTTTCTATTGCTTTTTATTGCGCTGCCAATTGTTTTCTTTTCATTTTTAAAATGGATTTCAAATTCTTCTTTTGCTTCAAAATGGAGAAAGTATCTCTTGCCGTTTTTTAGTGTTTTTCTATTTCTATTCTACATTAAAATCATTTTGTACGCAGATATTCAGCGTAAAATTATTTTAGGGATTTTTATTATAGCTGCCCTATTAGCCTATTTTTTACACAGGCATTTTAAAAAGTGGATATTGCTGCAGCTTATTTTGGCTGTAATTGGCTTTATTGGTTTAGTGCCTACGCTGATGAAATATGTAAATTACGATTCAGAATGGACGCAGCAACCCGATAATATTGAGGAAGTAATCTTCAAAAAAAAACCTAACATATATTATATACAGCCAGATGGTTACGCGAGTTTTTCTGAAATGGAAAGCGATTTCTATAAAGTAGATAACACGGATTTCAATACTTTTTTAGCTGAAAACAACTTTAAAAATTACCCAGATTTCCGAAGTAATTATATCACCACAATTTCATCAAACAGCGCCACCTTTATGATGAAACACCATTATTACAATCATGGTAAGGATTACTCCGAAATGCTCCACGCACGAAAAAACATTATTACCGAAAACCCTGTACTTTCTATTTTCAAAAACAATGGCTATAAAACACATTTTATTTCCGAACACCCGTATTTATTGGTTAATCGCCCAAAAGTAGGATTTGATTTTACCAATTTTGATTATAGTGAAATACCTTATATTTCAACAGGTTTCAACGTGAAAAAAGAAGTGCTTCCCGATTTAAAAAAAGCTATCGACTCTAAAAATGATGGTGGCAATTTCTTTTTTATCGAAATTTTTGAACCCAGCCATGTTTCCACCACCAAAGATGCTTCAAAAGGAAAGGAAGTTGAGCGCGATGAATGGATTAAAAGGTTGCGAATTGCAAATGCGAAGATTGAAAAAATGGTTAATCTAATTACCGAAAAGGATCCCGAAGCCCTAATAATGATTATGGCAGATCACGGTGGTTTTGTGGGCTTGGATTATACACGGCAAGTTTACACAAAAACCTCAAATCCCGAGATTATTTATACTACTTTTGGAGCTATGTTGGCTATAAAATGGCCAAATGGCGAAGCTCCTGATAGTGATTCATTTCTTAAAAGCTGTGTGAATTCATTTAGAGTTTTATTCGCGTATTTGGGCGAAGAAGAAAAATATTTATATCATTTGCAAGAAGACGCGAGCTATCTTATTCTAAAAGAAGGAGCCCAAAGTGGCGTGTATAAATACATAGATAGCAACGGAAATATTGTGTTTAAAAAAGTATAG
- a CDS encoding class I SAM-dependent methyltransferase produces the protein MTEKTNAHQASFRDPSGYIFHDGNTLRRAIKPIYFPQYNSLKDSGFFKSLIANELLIPHTETAASSDEIIITPENIPFITNPYEWSFEQYKHAALHTLKIQKYALSKGFILKDASAYNITFHKGKPIFIDTLSFDFYEEGTPWRAYKQFIMHFLGPLALAKYHGTEVFKMMQTHIDGIPVKLISSLLPTRTKISSVLYPNVHLLAKMESKHSEDYKAETKIAALSKKSQENIIESLYDYIKGLSLKEASEWGDYYNKTNYDETAFEAKKTLIKEWIKPMAPQKLIDVGGNDGTFARTVIDSVPHIIVTDIDSNAVDYNYKQVHQNKESNMLPFVCDVLQPAPGIGFNNTERNSLIERLAEYAPDVTMALALIHHITLSGNVPFEKSAEFFAFFSKHLIIEFPTREDSWAQSLLVRKREFINHFDFYNETEFEKGYLQYFTIEKKETVKGTKRLLYLLKNKNLEA, from the coding sequence ATGACAGAGAAAACTAACGCACACCAAGCTTCTTTTCGAGATCCTTCGGGGTATATCTTTCACGATGGAAACACCCTTCGCAGAGCTATAAAACCCATCTATTTTCCGCAATACAATTCGTTGAAAGACAGTGGGTTTTTCAAAAGCCTTATTGCGAATGAACTACTAATTCCACATACAGAAACGGCCGCTTCTTCCGACGAAATAATTATTACACCGGAAAACATTCCATTTATTACAAACCCGTACGAATGGAGTTTTGAGCAGTACAAACACGCGGCACTTCACACCTTAAAAATTCAAAAATATGCTCTTTCAAAAGGGTTTATTTTAAAGGATGCTTCTGCGTATAATATTACTTTTCACAAAGGAAAACCAATTTTTATAGATACGCTTTCGTTTGATTTTTACGAAGAAGGTACGCCGTGGCGCGCGTACAAACAATTTATTATGCATTTCTTGGGACCGTTGGCATTGGCAAAGTACCACGGCACCGAAGTCTTTAAAATGATGCAAACGCACATTGATGGTATTCCGGTAAAATTGATTTCTTCCTTACTTCCTACAAGAACCAAAATAAGTTCGGTGCTTTATCCCAACGTTCATCTGCTTGCAAAAATGGAAAGCAAACACAGCGAAGATTATAAAGCCGAAACAAAAATAGCAGCGCTTTCAAAAAAATCGCAAGAAAATATTATTGAAAGCCTTTACGATTATATAAAAGGTTTGTCATTAAAAGAAGCTAGCGAATGGGGCGATTATTACAACAAAACCAATTACGACGAAACCGCTTTTGAAGCCAAAAAAACACTCATAAAAGAGTGGATAAAGCCAATGGCACCACAAAAATTAATTGATGTAGGCGGCAATGACGGTACTTTTGCACGCACTGTTATTGACAGTGTACCGCATATAATAGTTACCGATATTGATAGCAATGCTGTAGATTATAATTACAAACAGGTGCATCAAAATAAGGAATCTAATATGCTGCCTTTTGTGTGCGATGTATTACAACCCGCACCTGGCATTGGTTTTAATAATACAGAACGCAATTCGTTAATAGAACGCTTGGCAGAATACGCGCCAGATGTTACAATGGCGTTGGCTTTAATACATCATATTACGCTTTCCGGAAATGTGCCTTTTGAAAAATCGGCCGAATTTTTTGCGTTTTTCTCAAAACATTTAATCATTGAATTTCCAACACGCGAAGACTCTTGGGCGCAATCGCTTTTGGTACGTAAACGCGAGTTTATAAACCATTTCGATTTTTATAACGAAACTGAGTTTGAAAAAGGCTATTTGCAATACTTCACAATTGAAAAAAAGGAAACGGTAAAAGGCACAAAACGTTTGCTATATTTGTTGAAAAACAAGAATCTTGAAGCCTAA
- a CDS encoding DUF1801 domain-containing protein has translation MKPADDYILNKPEPFRAILLHLQATIETLLPETKLLYKWKMPFFYIENKPFCYLNFSKKYVDLVFWHGTHLTKHKEILISDGRKHMKSLRFKSLEEIDQQVLNDVLLEAYALRDKKYYK, from the coding sequence ATGAAACCAGCCGATGACTATATTTTAAATAAACCGGAGCCCTTCCGCGCTATCTTGTTGCATTTACAAGCTACAATAGAAACATTACTGCCTGAAACTAAACTATTGTATAAATGGAAAATGCCTTTCTTCTATATTGAAAACAAGCCATTTTGCTATCTGAATTTTTCAAAAAAATATGTCGATTTGGTTTTTTGGCATGGCACACATTTAACCAAGCATAAAGAAATATTAATTTCTGATGGCCGAAAACATATGAAATCCCTTCGGTTTAAATCACTTGAAGAAATTGATCAACAGGTATTAAACGATGTTCTTTTGGAAGCATACGCTTTGCGCGATAAAAAATATTACAAATGA
- a CDS encoding DegT/DnrJ/EryC1/StrS family aminotransferase, with amino-acid sequence MIPFLDLKAINQRFEAEFQGGFQQFIDSGYYILGNQVKIFEANFARFCGAKHCIGVGNGLDALRLILEGYKILGKLNENDEVLVASNTYIATILAIKQAGLKPVLVEADLDTYNFDLTSLKNSISEKTKAIMPVHLYGQISLMEELLKISEEHNLLVIEDAAQAHGAKNASGKRAGNIGNAAGFSFYPSKNLGALGDGGAVTTNDDALAEIVQKLRNYGTSTKYVNELMGFNSRLDELQAAFLNVKLPTLDADNERRRAIAKRYISEIKNKKITLPKYDGSENHVFHLFVIRVENRNVFIDYLDRNGIGYLIHYPIAPHKQKALTEFAHLSFLNTEKIHEKVISIPMSPIMTNEEVERVNSVLNRY; translated from the coding sequence ATGATTCCTTTTTTGGATTTAAAAGCAATTAACCAACGTTTTGAAGCGGAATTTCAAGGCGGTTTTCAGCAATTTATAGATTCGGGTTATTATATTTTGGGAAACCAAGTGAAGATTTTCGAAGCCAATTTTGCCAGATTTTGCGGCGCAAAACACTGCATTGGCGTTGGCAATGGCTTAGATGCATTACGATTGATTTTGGAAGGGTATAAAATTCTCGGGAAATTAAATGAGAACGATGAGGTTTTGGTTGCTTCAAATACATATATCGCCACTATATTGGCGATAAAGCAAGCCGGCTTAAAACCGGTTTTGGTGGAAGCCGATTTAGATACGTATAATTTTGATTTAACTTCACTTAAAAATTCAATTTCAGAAAAAACCAAGGCGATAATGCCCGTTCATCTTTACGGACAAATTTCGTTGATGGAGGAACTTTTAAAAATTTCTGAAGAACATAATTTACTTGTAATTGAAGATGCGGCACAGGCACACGGCGCAAAAAATGCAAGTGGCAAACGTGCAGGAAATATTGGCAATGCCGCAGGATTTAGTTTTTATCCGTCAAAAAATCTAGGGGCATTAGGCGATGGTGGCGCCGTAACCACAAATGATGATGCCTTGGCAGAAATAGTTCAAAAGCTTAGAAATTACGGTACTTCCACCAAATATGTAAACGAATTAATGGGATTTAATTCTAGGCTCGACGAGTTGCAAGCTGCATTTTTAAATGTGAAATTACCAACGCTCGATGCCGATAATGAACGGAGACGAGCAATTGCGAAACGATATATTTCCGAAATAAAAAACAAGAAAATAACACTTCCAAAATACGATGGTAGTGAAAATCATGTATTCCATCTTTTTGTAATTCGAGTGGAAAACAGAAATGTTTTTATAGATTATTTAGATCGAAATGGCATTGGTTATTTAATTCATTATCCAATCGCGCCGCATAAACAAAAGGCGCTTACAGAGTTTGCGCATTTAAGTTTTTTAAATACTGAAAAAATTCACGAAAAGGTAATCAGTATTCCTATGAGTCCGATTATGACTAATGAAGAAGTAGAAAGAGTTAATTCTGTCTTAAATCGCTATTAA
- the kdsA gene encoding 3-deoxy-8-phosphooctulonate synthase, whose product MKLELIPKIKHTNANNFFLLAGPCAIESEEMAVQIAEKIVRITDKLEIPFIFKGSFKKANRSRIDSFTGIGDEKALKILRKVSETFDVPTVTDIHEVSDAAMAAEYVDVLQIPAFLVRQTDLVVAAAKTGKVVNLKKGQFMSPESMKHAVTKVTDCNNEQVLITDRGTMFGYQDMIVDFRGIPTMKQYAPVVLDVTHSLQQPNQSAGVTGGRPEMISTIARAGIATGADGIFIETHFDPANAKSDGANMLNLNLLEKLLTDLVAIRKTINHL is encoded by the coding sequence ATGAAACTTGAATTAATCCCAAAAATAAAGCACACAAACGCTAACAATTTTTTCCTTCTCGCTGGCCCCTGCGCTATAGAAAGTGAAGAAATGGCAGTGCAAATTGCCGAAAAGATTGTACGAATTACCGACAAACTGGAAATCCCATTCATCTTTAAAGGAAGTTTCAAAAAAGCCAACCGAAGTCGGATTGATAGTTTTACCGGAATTGGCGATGAAAAAGCCTTAAAAATATTACGAAAGGTTTCCGAAACTTTTGATGTTCCTACCGTAACAGACATTCACGAAGTAAGCGATGCCGCAATGGCAGCAGAGTATGTAGATGTTTTGCAAATACCAGCTTTCCTGGTACGGCAAACCGATTTGGTTGTGGCCGCAGCTAAAACCGGAAAAGTAGTAAACTTGAAGAAAGGGCAATTTATGAGTCCCGAAAGCATGAAACACGCCGTTACAAAAGTAACCGATTGCAATAATGAGCAAGTGTTAATTACAGACCGCGGAACGATGTTTGGCTATCAAGATATGATTGTAGATTTTCGGGGAATTCCAACGATGAAACAATACGCACCCGTAGTTTTGGATGTAACCCACAGCCTACAACAGCCCAATCAGAGTGCTGGCGTTACTGGCGGCAGACCCGAAATGATTTCCACCATTGCCCGCGCTGGTATTGCAACCGGTGCCGATGGTATTTTTATTGAAACCCACTTTGACCCCGCAAATGCAAAAAGCGATGGCGCCAATATGCTCAATTTAAATTTACTGGAAAAACTATTGACAGATCTTGTAGCTATCCGAAAGACTATTAATCATTTGTAA
- the typA gene encoding translational GTPase TypA — MKVKNIAIIAHVDHGKTTLVDKIMHYCSIFRENENTGELILDNNDLERERGITITSKNVSVIYKDTKINIIDTPGHADFGGEVERVLNMADGVLLLVDAFEGPMPQTRFVLQKAIDLGLKPCVVVNKVDKENCTPEEVHEAVFDLMFELGAEEWQLDFPTVYGSAKQNWMSDDWKKPTDTLEPLLDMVLEHVPSPKIEDGSLQMLITSLDFSSFTGRIAIGRLQRGVLKEGMQIALVKRDGTIVKSKIKELHTFEGMGRKKVTEVQPGDICALVGLEGFEIGDTVADVENPEALKTISIDEPTMSMLFTINDSPFFGKDGKFVTSRHIRERLEKELEKNLALRMQPTDSADKFMVFGRGVLHLSVLIETMRREGYELQIGQPQVIIKEIDGVKCEPVEEMTIDLPETVSGTAINMVTIRKGEMLSMEGKGDRMVCKFIIPSRGIIGLRNQLLTATAGEAIMTHRFLEYQPLKGGIPERQNGSLVSMETGQAIPYSIDKLQDRGRFFVNPNEDIYEGQVIGENSRQDDMTVNITKTKKLSNVRSSGADDKARIIPAIKFSLEEALEYIQKDEYVEVTPNHLRLRKIHLKEVDRKRNKL; from the coding sequence ATGAAAGTCAAAAACATTGCCATTATTGCCCACGTTGACCACGGTAAAACAACCTTGGTAGATAAAATTATGCACTACTGTAGTATTTTTCGTGAAAACGAAAATACGGGTGAACTTATTCTGGATAACAACGATTTAGAGCGCGAACGCGGAATTACCATTACCTCAAAAAACGTTTCAGTAATATATAAAGACACAAAAATTAATATTATTGATACCCCTGGTCACGCCGATTTTGGTGGTGAGGTTGAACGTGTACTAAATATGGCCGATGGAGTGTTACTTTTGGTAGATGCTTTTGAAGGCCCTATGCCACAAACCCGTTTTGTGTTGCAAAAGGCAATAGATCTTGGTTTAAAACCATGTGTGGTTGTAAATAAGGTAGATAAGGAAAACTGTACTCCGGAAGAAGTACACGAAGCCGTTTTTGATTTAATGTTTGAATTGGGCGCCGAAGAATGGCAACTTGATTTTCCAACCGTTTACGGTTCGGCAAAACAAAACTGGATGAGCGACGATTGGAAAAAACCAACCGACACGCTTGAACCTTTGTTAGATATGGTTTTAGAACACGTGCCTTCTCCAAAAATTGAAGACGGTTCTCTGCAAATGTTAATTACCTCATTAGACTTTTCTTCTTTTACAGGACGTATCGCAATTGGTCGTTTACAGAGAGGCGTTTTAAAAGAAGGAATGCAAATTGCGTTGGTTAAGCGTGATGGCACAATAGTAAAATCAAAAATTAAAGAACTTCATACTTTCGAAGGTATGGGCCGTAAAAAAGTAACCGAAGTGCAACCAGGCGATATATGTGCCTTAGTAGGTTTAGAAGGTTTTGAGATTGGCGATACCGTTGCCGATGTAGAAAACCCCGAAGCGCTAAAAACAATTTCTATAGACGAGCCTACAATGAGTATGCTTTTTACCATTAACGATTCGCCGTTTTTTGGTAAAGACGGAAAGTTTGTTACCTCTCGCCATATCAGGGAGCGCCTTGAAAAGGAATTGGAAAAAAACTTGGCGTTGCGCATGCAGCCTACAGATAGTGCCGATAAATTTATGGTTTTTGGTCGTGGCGTTTTGCACCTTTCTGTTTTAATTGAAACCATGCGTCGCGAAGGATACGAACTTCAAATTGGACAACCGCAGGTTATCATCAAAGAAATTGATGGTGTAAAATGCGAGCCAGTTGAAGAAATGACAATCGATTTGCCCGAAACCGTGAGTGGCACCGCCATTAATATGGTGACCATCCGTAAAGGCGAAATGCTGAGCATGGAAGGAAAAGGAGACAGAATGGTTTGTAAATTTATCATTCCATCACGCGGCATCATTGGTCTTAGAAACCAATTGCTTACCGCAACCGCTGGGGAAGCAATTATGACGCACCGTTTTCTTGAATACCAACCCCTAAAAGGTGGTATTCCCGAAAGACAAAACGGAAGTTTGGTTTCTATGGAAACTGGCCAAGCTATTCCGTATTCTATCGATAAATTACAGGATAGAGGTCGTTTCTTCGTAAATCCGAATGAAGATATTTATGAAGGCCAGGTTATTGGCGAAAACTCGCGTCAAGACGATATGACGGTAAATATTACCAAAACCAAAAAACTTTCAAACGTACGTTCTTCTGGAGCCGACGATAAGGCCCGTATTATTCCAGCTATTAAATTTTCTTTGGAAGAAGCGCTAGAATACATTCAAAAAGACGAATACGTTGAGGTTACGCCAAACCATTTAAGACTTCGAAAAATACATTTGAAGGAAGTAGATCGCAAACGAAACAAACTGTAG
- a CDS encoding GNAT family N-acetyltransferase, whose product MENFNIKKYNPSHKKLWDSFVKEAKNATFLFQRDFMDYHSDRFTDHSLLVFKGEKLVAVLPANISGSELHSHQGLSYGGLVLSKKCTFPETLAIFKNVLAFLNREGVAVLKLKLIPKIYHQLPSDEIDYLLFLTQASLTRRDITSCVNNENSLKIKSSNRLRGIKKGVKNELEVKEEAKFKAYWNEVLEPNLMQVHNQKPVHSSAEIELLQSRFPENIKQFNVYKDDEIVAGATIFETSNVAHAQYISANEMGRQTGGLDFLFNHLLEHFSHKKYFDFGIVNEAQGLKVNKGLLHWKETFGGRSITHDFYEVKTENHKLLNDIFI is encoded by the coding sequence TTGGAAAATTTCAACATAAAAAAATACAATCCGTCGCACAAAAAACTGTGGGATAGCTTTGTAAAAGAAGCAAAGAACGCTACGTTTTTGTTTCAGCGCGATTTTATGGATTATCATTCCGATCGTTTTACAGACCATTCATTACTGGTTTTTAAAGGTGAAAAGTTAGTTGCTGTGCTCCCTGCAAATATTTCCGGTTCCGAGTTACATTCGCATCAAGGGTTATCGTACGGTGGCTTAGTTTTAAGTAAGAAATGTACTTTTCCTGAAACTTTAGCAATATTTAAAAATGTACTCGCTTTTTTAAATAGGGAAGGAGTAGCTGTTTTAAAACTGAAATTGATTCCCAAAATATACCATCAATTGCCGAGTGACGAAATTGATTATTTATTGTTTTTAACCCAAGCATCGCTAACTCGTAGAGATATTACAAGTTGTGTTAACAATGAAAATAGTTTAAAAATTAAATCTTCAAATCGCTTACGCGGAATAAAAAAAGGAGTTAAAAACGAGTTAGAAGTTAAAGAAGAAGCAAAATTTAAAGCGTATTGGAACGAGGTCTTGGAACCAAATTTAATGCAAGTGCACAACCAAAAACCCGTTCATTCTTCTGCGGAAATTGAACTGCTTCAATCCCGATTTCCTGAAAACATAAAACAATTCAACGTTTATAAAGATGACGAAATCGTCGCTGGGGCAACTATTTTTGAAACATCAAACGTTGCGCATGCGCAATATATTTCGGCAAATGAAATGGGGCGGCAAACGGGTGGTTTGGATTTTCTTTTCAACCATCTGTTGGAGCATTTTTCGCATAAAAAATATTTCGATTTTGGAATTGTAAATGAAGCGCAGGGACTGAAGGTAAACAAAGGGCTTTTGCACTGGAAAGAAACCTTTGGCGGTCGAAGTATTACCCACGATTTTTACGAGGTAAAAACCGAAAACCATAAACTTTTAAACGATATTTTTATATGA
- a CDS encoding winged helix-turn-helix domain-containing protein, which yields MGIIDNINKLFDHRIRLGIMSILVVNESADFNRLKELLNVTDGNLASHIKALEQAEYILVEKSFVGRKPNTSYSTTTLGKAAFKKHIEALEKLIGKKE from the coding sequence GTGGGCATTATAGACAACATAAATAAGCTTTTTGATCATCGAATCCGTTTGGGGATAATGAGCATTCTTGTGGTGAATGAAAGTGCCGATTTCAATCGATTAAAGGAACTGCTCAATGTTACAGACGGCAATCTTGCCAGCCACATAAAAGCATTAGAGCAAGCCGAATATATTTTAGTTGAAAAAAGTTTTGTGGGAAGAAAACCAAATACGAGCTACAGCACCACCACGCTTGGGAAGGCCGCATTTAAAAAACATATTGAAGCTTTAGAAAAACTGATAGGAAAAAAGGAATAG
- a CDS encoding sulfatase-like hydrolase/transferase, translating into MGDFLAKHVKGDFNPLLTGLICGFYPIVFYFSNNYSAINSWEHFGFFVLFFIGIPIVIFSIAFLVFKYSETFSKYKAQILFVLIIMTVATLMSQAMYLTLKKKMLLGLLIVSALAAYKFYAHFKKLLVIILLMSILPTINVIIKIVEHEQKMAWTQLPDSIENATFKSTPNIYLIQPDGYVSRQIMESSLYNFNNPFYGWLENNGFKIYNNFRSNYPASLTSNSSMFAMKQHRFGKVLFPSIDMPNSRDIIAGDNAAISILRNNGYKNFFIVQDEYFQQNRPIQAYDYYNLNPDEIPYFSNDNNVKKVVFNDLKAAMDTSNIEGPRFYFVEKLLPHHIHFAASKEEERDMYIEKIQEVNGWLKTTVNYISENDPNAIVIILADHGGWVGLGSYPEMFSTENASQIHSIYATLAAIKWNGHLVEGMDAELQSNVNLFRVLFAVLSENPEYLKYLEDDSSYNLQQGTFWKSVRAVIDDNGNVFSN; encoded by the coding sequence ATGGGTGATTTTTTAGCAAAACACGTTAAGGGAGATTTCAATCCTTTACTCACAGGATTAATTTGCGGATTCTACCCAATTGTTTTCTATTTTTCAAATAATTATTCTGCAATCAATTCTTGGGAGCATTTCGGATTTTTCGTCTTGTTTTTTATAGGGATTCCTATTGTTATTTTTTCCATTGCTTTTTTGGTATTTAAATATTCCGAAACCTTTTCAAAATACAAAGCACAGATTCTTTTTGTATTAATAATTATGACCGTGGCAACACTAATGTCGCAAGCAATGTATCTTACGTTAAAGAAGAAAATGCTGCTTGGGTTGCTGATTGTTTCGGCATTGGCTGCTTATAAATTTTACGCACATTTTAAAAAATTGCTCGTAATAATTTTATTAATGAGTATTCTGCCTACAATCAATGTTATTATAAAAATTGTTGAACACGAGCAAAAAATGGCGTGGACGCAACTGCCAGATTCCATTGAAAACGCAACCTTTAAATCTACTCCAAACATATACCTAATTCAGCCAGACGGCTATGTTTCACGCCAGATTATGGAAAGCAGTCTGTATAATTTCAATAACCCGTTTTACGGTTGGTTGGAAAATAATGGGTTTAAAATTTACAACAATTTCCGAAGCAATTACCCGGCGAGTTTAACATCAAACTCTTCTATGTTTGCTATGAAGCAGCACCGTTTTGGGAAAGTGCTTTTTCCATCGATAGATATGCCAAATTCACGAGATATTATTGCGGGAGATAACGCGGCAATTTCAATTTTAAGGAATAATGGGTATAAAAATTTCTTTATTGTTCAAGATGAATATTTTCAGCAAAACCGACCAATTCAAGCGTATGATTACTACAATTTAAATCCTGATGAGATACCTTATTTCAGTAACGATAACAATGTAAAAAAAGTAGTTTTCAACGATTTAAAAGCTGCGATGGATACTTCAAATATAGAAGGTCCGCGCTTTTATTTTGTGGAAAAATTATTGCCACATCACATACATTTTGCTGCATCAAAAGAGGAGGAGCGCGATATGTATATTGAAAAAATACAGGAAGTAAATGGCTGGTTAAAAACTACCGTAAATTATATTTCTGAAAACGATCCAAATGCTATTGTCATTATCTTAGCAGACCACGGTGGGTGGGTGGGTTTGGGAAGTTACCCCGAAATGTTTTCTACTGAAAATGCTAGCCAAATACACTCTATTTATGCTACCTTGGCAGCTATAAAATGGAACGGACATTTAGTGGAGGGAATGGACGCAGAACTGCAAAGTAATGTAAATCTATTCCGTGTTTTATTTGCTGTATTAAGTGAAAATCCTGAATATTTGAAATATTTGGAAGACGATTCAAGTTATAACTTACAGCAAGGCACATTCTGGAAATCTGTACGCGCTGTAATTGACGACAACGGGAACGTTTTTTCAAACTAA